The DNA sequence GGTTGAGctgccagaggggacaaaagtCTGCAAGACACCTGGCATCAAGGATCAGAAGAGATTAACCTTAAGCTACACCACTGTCGTCATCTTATTTTGCTATAGCCATTGTAAATGTCAACAGGATGCGATGCCAGTATTTTAATCTTGAACCATTGTGATGCCACTTGCTTAGagttcaaatgtttgtttagtAAGCAAACCTGTGATTATAAAAGTAGCTTCAGTGCATTGAGCACCACGTAAGGCCAGCAGTACCAAGAGTGTGCGGACCTTCATTCCATCCAGCCGTTCCAGCAGGTGATTTCAGTAAACTATTCAGTTAATTATCAGTAATTTTTGGAGTTATGTGACAGTCATaccaatttgtgtgtgtgtgtctgtgtgtacccAGTAGTCACAGAGATGGCCTCAATGGCCTGTGTGGAATCCATTTTGAATCCATTTTAAGAGCATAATGCAAATATATAAGATATATGTATCCATGTAATTCTTTATCAAAATAACCCAAATGCTATTCTATTTATAAATGGTATGTCATACCTCTAAGAAAATatcaatgattattttcataagCTTTTGTTTAACAAGATGCTCCTCGCAGACTAACTTTTGTTCCGAGGTTTGGGATGTCTCAGCTGGCAGTAACGTGGGCACCTTGGGATCTCTGTTTACTCGGTGTGATGCTGTAACTCCAGTGTGTTAGATGCTACCTGTGGTCACATACGTCCAGCTATGGTTTACAGTCACTGGTAAAGTAGAAATGTGCCCTCAAAGTTTGGGTGTGTGTTATAGAACTTGGGTCTTATGTGTCACTGTGTGAGATCAGTTTCAACCAGGGGTGGAAAGAGAACAAGAATACACTGCATAAGTGGAATACAGTTAATTCTATATTATTCAAGTAGAAGTAAGAAAACGTTCTCAGATGGTTGATAAGAAGGGAAAGAGGTTCATGTGAACatgtgaattgtttttataattgtgTTGTGTTAGGATACCCTGAAGAGACAATTTGGGTGATTACTCACCAATTACTTTAATTCTCCTTTTTTGCACTGATGTTAATGCAAAGCTTTTGAACGTTTTAGTAGAGCCATTATTCTTCAACATCTATCTAAAGTTTGCTAACATGAGCCAGCAGTGGTCATACTAGACCAGTCCATACAGACTTTGGCCAAACCCCTATCTGTGATTAATCGCGCAATTGTGTATTTAGTTTATTGCGTATGAGTTAcacttttcatttaataaaaaaataatgttatttcttctttcaaacGTTGCATAGTCTCgctttaaatcttttatttcgGACCAAATCTCTAAAATGAAAGTCaaattacagattttaaaaattCTTGTTAATTAAGTGAACGAACGAGCTTAGTAATAAAACTGCGTGTTTTCACTTACTTTCCACCCCTGGTTTTAGCCCTGACATTTAATCCCATGTACCCTACCCCAGCGCTTTACTACATCTGTGGTTGAAAACAACCCCTGCCCTAggtttaataaagtataattcATACCTCAACGAGCTCattgtcgtgtgtgtgtgtgtgtgtgtgtgttgtgtggacCAGCAGCGGGTTTTTAACACGCCCATGTATAATGTCCCACCTGTTTGGAGAAGGACGAAAGTGATAGGGGCTGGTGGTGCTTCCCCACCCAtctgacaagaaaaaaaaaaaagagttccgGGTTCTATTCAGCCGAAAGCTTCTCGCGATTGCCACTTTATCACGGCGCTCACACGGCGGGGACTATGTCTCTTTTACTGGATAACCAATTCAAAGAGCTGCCTCCCGACAAGGCGATAGACACGAAGTTGTTCCTGGATGCTGTGTCTCATATTCCTTCATTTTTTGGTGAGTACGTACATACCTCCACCTGAACTCGACACATCATTCAGTGCTTGAGACGGCGCGCTGTTGTTGCGTTCACGGTTCATACTGGTCATGTCAGTCATGACATGTACAAGTGAATCGCCGCTAGTCTGATCCCAGGACGTGCTTATTTCAAACATACCAGAAGTGGTGCTGCTGGGATACGGTGGGGGTCAGACCCAGCTGTGGCAGTTTAGCCTATAGAGAAACTCTTTGTTTACCCAGTGAATAGAGCAACATTGGCCCCATTGTGCCTTAACTGGACTTTGCGTTCACTGCATTTGTCTCCCTCTGTTTACGTAAAGGCTGAtctgtaacccccccccccccccccccccccccccccccctctgagCCAGGGACATGTGTGATGaagtcattcatatttaattgCTTTGCTCTcaaatgtcttctttctcttttagaCTGCTTGGgatcaaatgtattttcagtGATCAAATCAGACATTAATGGCAATATAATGGTAAGATCTGTCTGTGTATTTTCACACCTCTGCTAGTAAGACATTGGTGTGTTTTCATACTACTGTTTCAAGGAATATTAGAATGTGCTTGAGGTTAAAGGAACAGCACATGCAATGCAAACTTAACCAAAGTGTGCATTTTCAGAAAATTAAAGGAGTGTATCTTAAGGATCCTGCGAAGTATGTCTCCCTGCAGCACATTGTTGAGGCAGAGCGAGAAGCCCATGCAGCAGAATGGCCTAAAGTTGGAGCGACGTTAGCTCTGATGTGGCTGAAAAGGTGAGCGCACTCCATGGTCTTAATGTTACGTTACTGTATGTTTACCATTCAGCTGCTGAACTGTAATGTATTTACTGGGTCTCTCCTGCAGGGGTCTCCGTTTCATACAAATCCTGCTCCAGAGTCTggcagatggagaaagagatgaaaacAACCCCAACCTAATTCGGGTTAATGTCACCAAAGCCTATGAGCAGGCGCTGAAGAAATACCACGGTTGGATTGTTCAAAAGATTTTCAATGTGAGAAAAATGTCCCTTTTCATGTTATTCTTAAAAAGTTATGGAAATATTATAATAGGAATGTACAGAATCTGACCCCAACAACACATTAGCCCAGTTGAAgctgtagtttgtgtttttgtgtttattttgattaCCACAAATGCCTTATTCTTTGCTGCTGTATTATAGTTTACGTGTTAATATTGTGCCCATACCCTGTATTTAACTTCATCTTTCTTGTTTTCTATGTTGAGCCtctatatatattgttttgtctCTTGCAGGTAGCATTACTTGCAGCGCCCTATAAATCAAACTTCCTCAAGGCTCTGTCAAAAGGAGAGGAAGTGAAAGAGGAAGACTGTCTGATAAACGTGCGTCAGTTCCTAGTTAATTACACGGCCACTGTAGATGCCATCTACGAGATGTACACAAAGCTGAACGCAGAGCTGGACTACACGGTTTGATGTCCCGGGACATCTGTCATACCGCTCAGGTGTAAGACAAACCCagtttccaaagttttttttttaaagattattttggggcttttctgccttttatgTGATAGAACAGCTAGGTGAGAGTGGGGGGGGAAGACATGAAGGAAATTATCAGAGGTCAGATTCGATCCCTTGACCTCTACGTCGAGGCACAAACCTCTCAGTagatgtgcgcctgctctaccagctgagctaacccggccactccaaatgtatttttaataagaTAGGTAAAAAGGGTTTGTTGTACTAAATGTCACTACTGTCTATTTTGGTTCTTAATATGATGATAACAATTATAGCAGaaggttatgtttttgttcttgtcaAGTAATTACAGCATTGTTACAGCAACAGTGCAGGTCTCACTATTATGCAGAATGATGTCATTGCTTGTGAGCTGCTGCTTTATTTATAACATTAACAGGTGGGTTTTTCACATGTTCCATCAAGAGAAGAATACAAGACTGTAAGGTGTTTACAGTAACGCTGTTATCACAGGGAACCATTTCTGTCAATGCCTCACATTCAGATGTCCTCTGCCTCTTGAGCCATGAAGTTACAATTTTAAGACAAATTGACgtaatttaaaatcatttaaaacagcTCATTTCAAGTGTGCATTAATCCACGTGTGCCTTGGTGtttttgtacacaaacacaatgttttcaAGCTCAGAATCAATATGtttgcaattctttttttacctaAAAAAGCAAAAGTTACCAGAGCCAGAACTATTTTTCTTCTGAGAGTTTAACCtgtgtttgttgtctgtgttgAGTTTGAAGGTGTGGtccacttgtttgttttgtatgtattcTTCTGTGGCCTATTTTGTCCCTAATGGTCTCAATTGACCTGATGTCTTTTACTCAGACATTATGACAATGTTTGTCCTGTCAGCAGACATCATGCGCCCatttattaataattacattgtattatttattagaTCTGCATTTTCTGATTGAATACTTCTAGATGtgctgttttgctttttggATTATGAACCACGATCAAATGTGTTCTTTTCACATAATCTTAACGTGTgactggaaataaaatataggTGATGCTACTTATTGCGACTCTTAACAATGCAAATCACACTTACAGTTCATTCATTTTACTCTAGGTGGTGATATTTacttagtttttgtcttttttaattacatttgtatttgagCTACCGCATGAATTATGTCCAGTGATAAAAATCATACACTTAATGCAACGTAGATACAGTTCCAGTCTTTGCTagatcttaatttttttttctgaagagcagttctgatttatatttgcaatTTTGTAAGAGTAGGTTTGTACAAGCTCTTCTGGTGGTCAACAATTTTATTTGCTCTCAGTGAAATTATTTCTCAGGCTCACTGctgaaaaattatttttgaccactactttttcaaacagcaataaatcagaaaaaaaaatcccttctcTTCTTCATGTCTCCTAATCCCCTTGATCGACCAACCTTTTCCTCTGCCCAGTCTTACTTATCTAAAGTGTGTCCCGGAGGCTTGAGTGGCTCCGGTTGCCCTCCCAAAGGAGCCTGAGCTAATCACGTCTGAGCTAGAGCAAAAGGAGCATGTCTGTAACCCTTTAGGTTTATCAGCAGAGCGGCCTAGCCTGTCTCGACTGATAGGATGGAAAAGCTCCAAGCAAAGCCAGGACGCAATAGGCTAAAGAGAGGAAATTATTTTCAACAATGCCTCAATGACAAAGCCCCTGACCTTTAActccaaaaatattttttatcgGCAATGAGGTCATCAATTGAATGTTGCAGTTTTATTCCCAGCAGTGCATCTAATGCCATTATTCACGCCATCTAGCTTATATGTTTTGTAATGGAGTGTGCATTTTATGACTGTGGTGACCAAAACGCATTACTGCTATTGCTATAGCATCCAATTAAGGAGGACAAATGAAGCAAAATAAGAGGTGCAGGCATGCCGACATCTAAGATTAGCAATTCAATAGCTGGGTAAGCACAAGCCCATTTCTGCATAACGTGAACGGTAATATTCTTATGGATTTATCTTCGAGAAAGCATGTATTTTTCATACACAAATGTAatataacattttcatttacacttATGTATTTTGAAGTATTCCATGGTTTCTGCCTCAAGCATCAGCTATCCATCTAGTCTAACGCAATTCACTGTGATAACAAAATTAGCACTTTCAACTCATTTATGGAGGAACCAGGCCAATATCTTTCAGCTAAGGATTGATTTACATCACATTATAAACCTGAGCTCCTCCAGTGAAAAGAAAGATCTTAATAAAAATGAGATCTATGActgaagggaaaaagaaaaaaaaacctgccaGGTGGTTAAGCCTCAAATCCCTTTGCaataaatccagaaaaatgTCTCATCTTTCCACAACTAGTTTATCATTCATGAATATAATAAAAGCCATATTCTCAGCTGCGTGTCTGGCAGATAATAACTAATACGTAATAACACAAACTATGCGCTGGGTTTAGAAAATCTCATTTATTTGACAATCCTTATTacgaagaggaaaaaaaggattgaGGGATAAGGATCATACATTGCAAAATTTAGTTATTTCAACAACATCCTTCATGGAGAGCGGTCGCATTGTCATATATAATAATTGCACTTTATAATTATAGACAGTTTGCCATATAACTCAACAGGCCGACAGAAATAAATAGTATTACAGAACcagtgcagacacacaaagagc is a window from the Etheostoma cragini isolate CJK2018 chromosome 16, CSU_Ecrag_1.0, whole genome shotgun sequence genome containing:
- the LOC117959266 gene encoding glycolipid transfer protein-like; this translates as MSLLLDNQFKELPPDKAIDTKLFLDAVSHIPSFFDCLGSNVFSVIKSDINGNIMKIKGVYLKDPAKYVSLQHIVEAEREAHAAEWPKVGATLALMWLKRGLRFIQILLQSLADGERDENNPNLIRVNVTKAYEQALKKYHGWIVQKIFNVALLAAPYKSNFLKALSKGEEVKEEDCLINVRQFLVNYTATVDAIYEMYTKLNAELDYTV